The DNA window CGCGTCCGTGCCGAGCTTTCGGAGGATCCACCCGATCGCGCGAGCCGCCACCGCTCCAAGGACGGGGATGATGGCGAGGAAATTCGTCAGCGGGCAGCTGGCCTCGAACGACCACTTGAGGACGGTCCCCCCCAGCGAGCACTCCGCATCCCGTACGATGGTGTACGGCTCTGGCGCCCCGCCGCTCGTCCCGTAGAACTCCTTCCACTGGAACTCGACCCCGATGTCGAGGTTCGTTCCCGGGCACTGGAGGCTGTTCTCCACCGGCATGTTCGCGAGCTGGCCGACGCTCCGGATCACGGTGAAGGCACGGCTGATCGCGCGACCCAGCGCGATCAGGCCGTCGAGGGGCACCTTGAACTTGTAGGTGCTGCTCGGGTAGCAATGCACCTCGTAGCTGACCGTCCCGCTGCACGCACTGCCGGTGATCGCGACGCGCACAGGGTTCTGCTGCGCACGCCACGCCACCAGGAACTGCGCCAAATTGAGGAGGGTCTGAGCGGTCTGACGGGCTGCATTGAGCTGACGGCTGTGGTGCCTGTCCGTCTCGTCGATCCGTTCCCTGACCTGCTGGTACGCGAGGCGCCCGTCCTGGTTCTCGACCCGCTGCGACCCGCGGATCGTCGCATTGGACTGCGCGAACCGGTTCTTCTGATCGATGTAGTAACGCTGCGCGTCCGGCGAGAGGTTCCGCTCCTGGTTCCCGTCGTAAGACAGCGTGCCCGACGGCGCAGTCCATTCACCGTCGAGCGTCAACGTGTCACCCGTGAACTCAGCCGACATGTCCGGCAGCGCCGCGCCAGCCGCGTTCATCCCTCCCGAGCGCGTCACCAGCCATTTCATGTGAGGCATCTGTACGCACGAGGGATCCTTTCCTGGCTCCTTCGCGTTCTTGCGCTTCGCCTCGATGATGATCGTGTCCGCGCGCCAGATGTCGATCTGCTTCTTGTCGACGAACTCCAGGTGGCCGCATTTGATCAGCGACGTGTCGTACGAGCAGCGCGCATAGAAATCCTCCGGGTTGTCGTCGAGCGCCCCGGGAGGCACCACCTGCA is part of the Chondromyces crocatus genome and encodes:
- a CDS encoding PAAR-like domain-containing protein, whose amino-acid sequence is MSATVTNQDLGVTTKTSDHTALTDGPTDVCFDPPKKIPVPHVNHVTTDRAVEHTTGKTLFQGGNVVRVGEAITPSDPAHGDSGGGVVSGTYRAEARATSGSPNVRAEGKPPARTDDPTTQNHANTTGKMVQVVPPGALDDNPEDFYARCSYDTSLIKCGHLEFVDKKQIDIWRADTIIIEAKRKNAKEPGKDPSCVQMPHMKWLVTRSGGMNAAGAALPDMSAEFTGDTLTLDGEWTAPSGTLSYDGNQERNLSPDAQRYYIDQKNRFAQSNATIRGSQRVENQDGRLAYQQVRERIDETDRHHSRQLNAARQTAQTLLNLAQFLVAWRAQQNPVRVAITGSACSGTVSYEVHCYPSSTYKFKVPLDGLIALGRAISRAFTVIRSVGQLANMPVENSLQCPGTNLDIGVEFQWKEFYGTSGGAPEPYTIVRDAECSLGGTVLKWSFEASCPLTNFLAIIPVLGAVAARAIGWILRKLGTDASIGFNVSLEIKLNAVIQVRWSKATGWEFTGAGVRVPIDFKFYLFARIRLRDWVHIEGQAVVNADPSLMILGTPTGVVVKAPEFWVSVGFAGMIHIDTWFYSFHESGTWYPESWSNRVGSLFEWNVIGN